TAGCTTGTTCAAGTAAGAGAAAGCAGAGTCTGAAATGGAGGAGATCTGGTTGTTGTTCAGGTACAGGCTTCTCAAGTTGAGCAGCAGTCTGAAGGTGCAGTCGATGGCAGTGACCCTGTTGGCTTCGAGGTGCAGAGTCTTGAGCTGGATCAGCCCATCAAAAAGCTGATTAGGCAAATCAGAGATGAAGTTGTGTCCTAAATTTAACACGCCCAGCCTGAGGAGCTTCGTAAAAGCGCCGTCCTGAATGATCCAGATCCGATTCTTCCTGAGATTCAGATCATACAGGGATTCCAGGGCCTTCAGGGAATCTCTGCCAATGGCTTCTATGTGGTTGCTCTCCAGGGACAGCCTTGTAAGACTGGAGAGATTGCTAAAGGCTTGAGGAACATAGCGCATGTTGTTGGAGGCCAAGTCGAGTCTTTCTAAAGAGGGCAGGTGTGAAAACAGGAGCGGGTGGATCTCAAAGATGTTGCAGTGAGACAAGTCCAAGCTGATGAGGTTTAACAGCCCCCTGAAGGTGTTTGCGTGCAGGTAGGTGAGGCGCGAGTTCCTGCTGAGATCCAGCTCCCGCAGCTTGCTAAGAGCATGGAAGGTCCCTGGGGAGAGGAAGGTCAGGTTGTTTCCATCCAGCCAGAGGCTGTGGAGGAAAGTCAGGTTGCTGAATGTGTTGGTGGTCAGAATCCGCAGGTAATTATTGGAGAGGTTCAGGGAGACGGTGGATGCTGCGATCTCCCCAGGGAGGGCTCTCAGTCCAGCTCTGTTACAGTGGATAACCTCCTCGGGTGCACATCTGCACATGCTTGGGCACGAATCAGAGACATTCAGACTCAGTCCAGCCTTCGCTGCACagttaaatgtaaatataacaAGAAAGAACATGATCTGCCACAGGTCAAACACCACATCTAATCATGGATAGTAgagaagacaaggaaaagagCACGTACCTTTTGGATACGTGAACCACAAGCATTGCAGGGACCTTTGGGCTGAGCTTTTAGCACACGATGAAATTAAATTAGGCAGTTCTGTCTGCTGCAGCCCAATGGGGATCAAGTCTTAGGCAGATAAAAGCTGATTAagtgttgctgtgctgcaaagGGTATTACTGAGGCAGAAAgatttctgcagctgagcatcgtgctgcacagtgctgtttttcccacctcctgctctctgcaaacagcagcaggtaACAGACTTCCCCCCAGATCTGAGTGACCCTGTTGATGAATGTGGCTCCTCAAAGGGAGAATGTAATGAGCTGAGCAAACCTCGTGCTTGCTGCCAGCCAGAAACATGCAGGACAGTGCCACGTCCTGATGCTGCATTGCTCCGGGATAAGCCCAGAGCCATCCGTGAGTGGGGAATGATTAACCTGGGGGGCAAAGCTCAGAGCACCCCAAGGGAATGCTGCTCTTCCCTGCGTCTGAAGGTGCCGCTGAGCAGCAAGAGCTGAGCTTGGGCCCACATGAGGGCATTGCTGAGCCATCCTCACATTGCCCTGCTCAAGTCAATCCTCTTGTTGCTCGTGCCCTGGAGAAAGTGTGAGCAGCCTCTAGGGGCCCTCACTTCTCTGTATTGAACTCATCAAGTTTGTGATGTGTTTGAAACCCCTTATCTCAGCCCCATCCATTCAGGTGCCTCTCGTAGCTTCTTGATCTGCTGGCTCTTCTTTATCCTGGTTTACAGGCTTGGATTTCCTCCCCAGCACTCTCCCCTCTTCTGGCTGTCAAAACTTGGCCTGCCAGCTCTGTCCAAACAGTGGCTCAAAGTATATGATATGCCCAATGGTGTGAGCTGGGCAGGTTTACAAACCCCACTGTTTGCTGTGCAGAAGCAGATTAGCTTTCCTGTGCTGTTAGATCACcatgttctgttttcctcctcattttttttcaggcaacAACCCTCCAAAGAATAGTTGCTCCCAGTAAGCttggctggggctgctgtgttgCGTAATGGAGTCCATCTTCCAGCTGTAAATAACATCATCTATTTAGTTAGACAGGCTTTGCCTTGGCCAAATGCTGGTTCTCACCCTGACAGCAGAGGCGTCGTGGCCTTGGCAAGGGGTTTGTCCTGGGAGCACCAGAAGAAGATGGAAAGGTGCTGCTGTTACCTTTGGGGCCACACCAGAGGCTTTAATGGTTGAACCTTTGTGTGTTCTGTTTCCATGTCTCAGCTGGGACTATAAAGGAGCCAGGTTTCTGCTGGGCTCCATGTCCCCAGCCAGGAATGGTGTGTCTTGCCTCTGGCTGGAGCATTGCAATACAGGCTGAAGAAGACAGATCACTTGTCCTGATGTCCTTTTAATTCTACACAGCCTTTCTTTCTGGTTGCTATTCCATGAGTATTGCCACACTTTCGCCCTTATTTAAGTCCTTCTCTCACTCTGTGGTTGTCCCATTCCATCTGCTAGGAGGCTTTTCTGGAGTACATCATGTGTTTGGCTGCGGTGGCTCATCCTTCTGGCACTGATGGGAAGGCTGAGCCACTACAGGTCTGCTGTCAGAAAGCACTACACCACATCATGGCCATTGGTGTGTTCTGCCTGTTCTTCACTCACTAATTTCTCTGACATTTGGGATTTGCAGAGCACCGCACCTActtcagaaattatttgtaGCCGATGTTGAGTGCCCTGCCTAATAGTGCAGGCTTTAAGGAGCTGTGTTTTGCTCATGAGATGGACAGTAGTTATAAGCAGTCCACAAAGCATCTACTTCGGGACAGTCATGTGGGTCTAATGGACTTAAAAGAGGaaggtttgctttctttaaactTCCTGGTGAACAAAGGTGAGATGGGTGGAATCACTCACAGCGGGAGGTGATGTGATGCTTACAGCAAATGCAGCTctgaaaagaggggagatttatttatcttttttttatgaTCTCTGAGCTCTCTGGAGCTCTCAGCTGTTCCTAAAAACACgctttgaaaacataaaaagaaacgTCCTTTACATGCTGGGTTATTTACAGATGTATTAGTACTAGTAAAGCAGAGATTGGGCACATGGGAgctctctcctccaggctgctgGCATTGGGTCACTTGGCTTCAGCAACAAgtctggggtgggggggaagggagcaGGTGAGAACTACCTCTGATGGAAGAGCTGGTATTTACTATTGTATTGCTGACCATGAGTTCCCAAGTGTTCCTGTTGCATTCCTGCTGAGTTGGTTTTCATTcctgaaatgctttgctttgtccATAGCAGCATCAGTGGGAGGTGGGCTCCGTGCTTGTTGTGGACAAGCACTGGTAcctggagcacagctcagaTCCATGCAGTGCTTGGGCATGGAGCTCAGGCCAggcatgctgtgctgctcaccctgaggtgctgggctgtgagtgcacgcactgctcctgctggcactgGGTGCAGCGTGTTTCCAAAGTCacttatgtgtttgttttctgtactgctTTTAGTAACTTGTAAAATGCTTGGGGCCAATACTTTGTTCGAGCACTGTCGTGTTGGATAAGCTCAGTGTTAGTGCTGCTATCAGCTGGACACACACTGCAGTGTGTGAGCAGGACTCGCTGCTTCAGGCATCAGGTTTTAATGGGGTCTGCTCACAGCCACATCCTTAAAGGGATGTGAGGGTCCCCCAGAAGTGCGCTGCAGAGTAGGGATGTGGGTACCTCAATCTTACAATTAATACCTAAAGAAACTcttaaacaaacagaagtggGAAGGAAGAATGCATATAAAACTTTATGGAGTGCGGAGGGAACCCAGCTGTAGGAGGAACAGTTTTggggtgtgtgtatgtgtttgcaGAAGGCTCAGTGTCCAGCACAGTGTAGCCACATCACCCCCAAGCTGTGTGAAGGCACTGAGTCcccatcctctgctgctgccctgggacCATGGGGTTTTTgtaggttgttttttgtgggggagggatggggacagtCAGGGAATGCTGCTATAAATCAGCACTGAAGGGGTCAGAGCCTTTCTGACCCACACAGAGCGAGTTGGTGTGGGGAGTACATTTAGgagagatttttctctcttactttctccaaaagaaacaaatgaagcCCATTAATATGTTCTGTTGCTGGATCCCATGTTGCCTGGAGAATGTGGCAAGGTTTAACCTCAGGAGCTGGCTCTGACAGTCTGCTGGAGCCATCTGATACACTGCTTGCTTGGAATATTCCAGCCCTGACAACAGCACTGTCATGCTAAAGACCAAGATCCTGGAGCTGGGCTGCATTAGTTCATGTTTTTGAAGGGTTGATCCAGAAGCTGTTACTCAAATGGTGGACGCGAGTTTTGTgtggctgctttttgtttgcttgcttttaaagaCTTCTAATGGCCTCTTTTGGTGTATAGACTTGAGAGTAGAAAGGGAAGCCTGAGTTTGCTcagaaacagcaggaggaagaaacaagTGGCATGGAAATAGAAGAGGCAGAATTTTTGCACATGATTAAATGAAGCTTTGTAACAGAACTTGGCATCAGATAAGGGATCCCATACATGGAGCAATGATGTATGGGGAGAAGAAGAGCAGGATTTGGCAAAGGGCAGCCCAAGGTGGGACTCCCACTGTGCTGGCTGCATCAGATCCAGCTCTTTTCTACCAAGAGATGTGGAcccagaatatatttttaagctgcttttgtGGTAATGATACAACAGGAAAGAGTGCCAGCATTTGTGAGGATCAGAAGTATATCTGGAAGGGAAAATGTTATATTGAAATCTAAACAATCTGAGGTTGTTAtctttgcaaaataaacattctCATGCTTCCgactttattttccatgcttaCAAAGTGCACTGTGGATGCTGGATGAAGGGCGGAGCAAGAGCTTTAAGCGGCCATTTGCACACAGAACAACCAGCAGCAACTCCTAGCTGAGTGTGTGCTGTCACGTATGGTTGGTAAAACACTTAATGGATTTGGGTAAAGGGGAGTGCTGACAGTTCACGTCACTCATCCAAGAGCCAGTCGTCCTCCAGAGCTGTGGCATGTAAGAGGAAGGCTGgctgcattttgtttgctttgcagcagggcATG
This region of Coturnix japonica isolate 7356 chromosome 4, Coturnix japonica 2.1, whole genome shotgun sequence genomic DNA includes:
- the LOC107312486 gene encoding nyctalopin-like, translated to MFFLVIFTFNCAAKAGLSLNVSDSCPSMCRCAPEEVIHCNRAGLRALPGEIAASTVSLNLSNNYLRILTTNTFSNLTFLHSLWLDGNNLTFLSPGTFHALSKLRELDLSRNSRLTYLHANTFRGLLNLISLDLSHCNIFEIHPLLFSHLPSLERLDLASNNMRYVPQAFSNLSSLTRLSLESNHIEAIGRDSLKALESLYDLNLRKNRIWIIQDGAFTKLLRLGVLNLGHNFISDLPNQLFDGLIQLKTLHLEANRVTAIDCTFRLLLNLRSLYLNNNQISSISDSAFSYLNKLHFLHLSKNNLSSLPLRLFVGLPKLRYVFLSHNPWKCDCRMVWFLRWTVMSRGALQGLDCAFHIHHNTTALSIPQPGDPMDCTAPPELDSKDKCGAAGISTAPGHPAPTCKVLLLVVPFHTWYFARRWVSSAALL